Proteins found in one Pseudomonadota bacterium genomic segment:
- a CDS encoding protein-export chaperone SecB, producing the protein MAKKKEEAKETPKATFQLVHQYAKDVSAECFVSKSAFEGEMQTSLDVGLATKPLKDDTYEVLLKLRCEGKVGDKPVYLVETEYVGEYLLTNIDDERKEALLAIDGASLVFPFARQVIMNGVTSLGYQPRMIEPIHFAGLYMHNKQMQAKQAAEAQSVDKKKLNA; encoded by the coding sequence ATGGCTAAGAAAAAAGAAGAAGCTAAAGAAACTCCAAAAGCAACGTTTCAGCTGGTACACCAGTACGCAAAAGATGTTTCGGCAGAATGTTTTGTTTCTAAAAGCGCCTTTGAGGGTGAAATGCAGACAAGCCTAGATGTGGGCCTCGCAACAAAACCTCTTAAAGATGATACCTATGAAGTGCTCTTAAAGCTACGTTGTGAAGGTAAGGTTGGTGACAAGCCAGTCTATCTTGTTGAAACGGAATATGTAGGTGAGTACCTACTTACAAATATTGATGATGAGCGTAAAGAAGCCTTGCTTGCTATTGATGGCGCTTCGCTCGTTTTCCCATTTGCCAGACAAGTGATTATGAACGGCGTAACCTCTCTTGGTTACCAGCCTCGTATGATTGAGCCAATCCACTTTGCAGGTCTTTACATGCATAACAAGCAGATGCAGGCTAAACAAGCTGCAGAAGCGCAGTCTGTTGATAAAAAGAAACTAAACGCCTAG
- a CDS encoding YggT family protein, which translates to MFILGNLIIGVTHVLDAVLSLFTLLIVASAVISLMNANPRNRLVMAVHSMTLPVFGMLRKKIPSKYWIYGQVDLIPLYTILIIILVQRGILPSIYQIGVGLQ; encoded by the coding sequence ATGTTTATTCTTGGAAATCTCATTATTGGAGTTACCCACGTCCTAGATGCAGTTTTATCACTGTTTACGCTTTTGATCGTTGCATCTGCGGTGATTTCACTTATGAATGCAAACCCTCGTAACAGGCTGGTTATGGCAGTTCACTCCATGACCCTCCCTGTATTTGGAATGCTGAGAAAGAAGATCCCGTCTAAATACTGGATTTATGGACAAGTCGATCTTATCCCGCTTTACACAATCTTAATCATTATTCTGGTTCAACGTGGCATTCTGCCTTCTATTTACCAAATTGGTGTAGGACTACAATAA
- a CDS encoding cation diffusion facilitator family transporter, with the protein MPHTDKQVLDAGYKATRMGVALNVGMGVAKGAVGLFSGSAALIADALHSIADAFTDLFAYFMLKIGVQAPDDDHPYGHLKFETAGTLVLAVILAIIALSIGYSALENAIHGHTLNITPIALVVTVGSILINEFLYFYTKGLGEKVESPILIANAWHHRTDSLSSLAVLAGLSVSMLGFPIFDTLAALVVTVLLLKIAFDIGIESFHDLVDAAVDPEFLERLTQSIHNHDGVIGISSLRARRVSNKAYADVNIEVDPLISVSEGHTIAETLERALLKAHKTLYDITVHVEPSGAVHGTTKSTKKLRSQVQKSLSAHIKHDIHSTKVNIDDLESGLYLSVHLSELTKEQEKALDKVSKDLKKPEGAFDHVTFWKNIKTKN; encoded by the coding sequence ATGCCCCATACTGACAAACAGGTTTTAGATGCTGGCTACAAAGCAACAAGGATGGGCGTTGCTTTAAATGTTGGCATGGGTGTCGCCAAAGGTGCTGTTGGACTTTTTTCAGGCTCAGCAGCTCTTATTGCCGATGCTTTGCACTCCATTGCTGACGCTTTTACAGACCTGTTTGCTTACTTTATGCTGAAAATTGGTGTGCAAGCCCCTGATGATGACCACCCATACGGCCACCTTAAGTTTGAAACAGCTGGAACCCTTGTGCTTGCTGTTATTTTGGCTATTATTGCCCTAAGTATTGGTTATAGCGCCCTTGAAAACGCGATTCACGGCCACACACTTAACATTACGCCCATCGCCCTTGTGGTAACGGTAGGATCTATCCTTATTAATGAGTTTCTCTATTTCTATACAAAAGGCCTTGGTGAAAAAGTTGAATCTCCAATTTTAATCGCGAACGCTTGGCACCACCGTACAGACAGCCTTTCCTCTCTTGCGGTACTTGCCGGCCTAAGCGTGAGTATGCTTGGCTTTCCTATTTTTGATACCCTTGCCGCCCTTGTTGTAACAGTTCTACTCCTCAAGATCGCCTTTGATATTGGCATCGAGTCTTTCCACGACCTTGTTGATGCAGCTGTAGATCCTGAATTTTTAGAACGCCTTACACAAAGCATTCATAATCATGACGGTGTTATCGGTATATCATCGCTTCGCGCGCGCCGTGTCTCTAATAAAGCATATGCAGATGTTAATATTGAGGTTGATCCCCTTATTTCTGTATCAGAAGGCCATACCATTGCAGAAACTCTAGAAAGAGCACTCCTTAAAGCCCATAAAACGCTGTACGACATTACTGTCCATGTAGAACCTTCTGGCGCTGTTCATGGCACAACAAAAAGCACAAAGAAACTCAGATCCCAGGTACAGAAAAGCCTGAGCGCGCACATCAAGCACGATATCCATTCAACAAAAGTAAATATTGATGACCTTGAATCTGGCCTTTATCTCAGCGTTCACCTATCAGAGCTCACAAAAGAGCAAGAAAAAGCCCTAGACAAGGTATCTAAAGACCTAAAAAAACCAGAAGGCGCGTTTGATCACGTCACCTTCTGGAAAAACATTAAAACGAAAAACTAG